A segment of the Pseudoalteromonas sp. DL-6 genome:
GCTCTTCTAAAGTATCTATTACGCGGGTAGTGCCGTTGATAAAAGGGCCTTCTTCATCTGAGGTGATCAAAAACGAGATAGAGCCTTTATGATCAGGGTGCTTGGTTACAAAACGCTCTGTTGCCACAACCATGGCTGCCAGTGAGCCTTTCATGTCGGCTGCGCCACGGCCATGTAATAACCCGTCTTCAATTAGCCCAGCAAAAGGGGGGTGCTGCCAATTTTTTTCAGGCCCAGTGGGCACCACATCGGTATGACCTGCAAAACAAAAGTGTGGTGATTGCGACCCTTTTCGTGCCCAAGTGTTGAGGGTGTCGGTAAAAAACAGCGATTCGATGTCAAAGCCAATTGCGCTTAGACGCTCATTCATCATATGTTGACAGCCTGAATCTTCAGGGGTAACGGATTCACGCTGAATTAAAGCTTGGGCTAGGGTAATTACTGGGTGAGTCATTATTTAAAGATCTCATCGTACTGGGCTGCTTTAAAGCCTAAATGGTATTGCCCGTTATTAATAAGAACAGGGCGTTTAATCATTGCAGGTTGTTCAACCAATATATCGATAGCAGTTTGCTTAGTTAAACTTTGCTTTTGCTCATCAGACAAGGCTCTGTATGTTATACCACGTTTATTAACAAGTTGCTCCCAGTCAATATGCTCTGCAAAATCGCTGACCATACTGTAATTAACGCCGTCTTTACGATAGTCATGAAAAGTGAATGCGATGTCATTATCGCTTAAGTATTTTTTTGCTTTTTTAATAGT
Coding sequences within it:
- a CDS encoding ArsC family reductase, which produces MITLYGISNCDTIKKAKKYLSDNDIAFTFHDYRKDGVNYSMVSDFAEHIDWEQLVNKRGITYRALSDEQKQSLTKQTAIDILVEQPAMIKRPVLINNGQYHLGFKAAQYDEIFK